GACGGTGCCGATGATGACAACAAAGGTCAGCGGCACCAGCAGGGCTGCCTGGTCGACGCCCCGCTGCTCGAGCTTGAGTGCGAACAGTGCGCTTACTGCCGCGGCGACGATGCCGCGCGGCGCAATCCAGGCCAGCAGGGTGCGCTCCTGCCACGGGATGTTCGATCCCCAGGTGCAATACATGACCTTGAGCGGACGGGCGATGAACTGGATGGCCAGAAACACCCCGACCACCACCCAGCCCAGCGCTTCGAGCTGGGCAAAGTCGAGGCGTGCTGCGAGCAGGATGAAGAGCACCGTGATCAGCAGCAGCGAAAGGCTTTCCTTGAACGCCAGAATCTCTTCGATCGGCACGCCTTTGCGGTTGCCGAGGTAGATGCCCATCACCGTCACCGCGAGCAGGCCGGATTCCTCCGCCACGGCGTTGGAGAAGGCGAAGCAGCAGAACACCGCGCCCAGCGTGGCCACGTTGAACAGGTAGTTGGGCAGCCAGTCGCGCCGCAGGGCCTCGCCCATCAGGTAACCGCCGGCGAGGCCGGTGATCGTGCCGATGGCAATGGTGCCGAGGAACAGCAGGATGGTCGCGCTCAGCGCGCCACCGGCCTCGGTGGACACGACGAACTCGAACACCAGCACCGCGAGCAGCGCACCGATCGGATCGACGACGATGCCTTCCCAGCGCAGGATGTTGGCGATGCGGGCGGTCGGGCGCACAGTGCGCAGCATCGGCACGATGACGGTGGGGCCGGTCACGACCATGATGGCGCCGAACAGGATCGCCAGGCCCCAGTCGAAACCGGCGATCAGGCGTGCTGCCAGTGCGGCCACCGTCCACGTCACCAGCACGCCGCTGGTGGCGAAGCGCCGCACGACATGTTGCATGCCGCGGATTTCGGAGAATTTGAGCGTCAGTGCGCCCTCAAACAGGATGATGGCCACCGACAGTGATACGAAGGGGAAGAGCAGATCGCCCATTAGCGCGTCGGGGTTGAGCCATCCGACGCCGGGCCCGGCGACGATGCCGGTGATCAGCAGAAAGAGAATGGCGGGCAGGCGCAAGCGCCATGCGAGCCACTGGCAAGCACCACCGAGCATGGTGATTGCTGCGATGGTGAGCATTGCATGTTCACCCAAAATATGTCTCCTGAATGGCCGTAAGCGTCAGTACTACCGCTGCGGGCAGTGAAGCGGTGGATGATTGTATATGAATGGGGGCGTCGTTCTTTGCCCTTGCTTGATGCAGGGACAGTTCGCAGCCCGGAATGGGGCGGGTGACGGTGGCGGCGCGCACGAGCCTGTGTGCAGTGCTAAAAGCGGGAGCCGGGCTGTTCGAGGAAGGCCGTTTCAGCTGCGGTTGATTGCCGTCCCAGCGCGGCATTGCGGTGCGGAAAGCGGCCGAAGCGATCCACGATTTCGCGGTGGCGGCGGGCGAAGTCCAGATAGCTGTCGAAGGACGCCTTGACCGCGGGGCCGGCTTCGGCCGCCAGGGCTTCAAAGCGTCGCACCGATTCGGCCTGGTCGTTGCGGTCTTCGGAATGCTCGAGTGGAAGATAGAGAAACACACGTTCGATGGGGCGACACTGGCGGTCGATGCCGAGCGTGATTGCCTTCTTGCTCCAGCCCAGGGCCCGTGCGTCGAAGGCAAAGGCGCGTGCGCTGTTGCGGTAGATGTTGCGCGGGAACTGGTCGGTGAGCAGGATCAGGGCGAGGCGGCCGTGCGGCGTTTGCAGCCACGCGTCGAGCTCACCGTTCCCGGCCTGGATGACCCGGTGCTCGAAGCGCTCGCGGATCGCGGTGTCGACCTCGTCGCGCTTGCGCCACCACAGTGCGGACTGACTGGCGATGATGCTGGCCTCGTCGGTATCGGTCCCGAACCAGAACGTGCAGATTGTCTCGGCTGTATCCACGCGCAACTCCTTTCCGATGCCATTCGGCGTGTGTCAGGCCGCCGCCCTGCGTGCCGCGTGGGCGGCCTGAAAGTAGTCGATGAACACCCGCAGCCGTGCCGGCATGTGGGTGGTACCGGGGAAGTATAGATGGGCCGCGCCCAGCGTCGGCGCGTATTCGTCCAGTGCGGTGACCAGGCGTCCAGCCCGAATGTCGTCCGCTGCGGTCGACTCGACCACCTGCGCAAGGGCAAGTCCGCGGCGGGCGAGGTCGAGCTCGGCGACGAAGTCATTGACGATGAAACGCCCGCTGACCTCAAGCTCGAACAGCCTGCCATCGCGCTGCAGATCCCAGCGCGCGAGGCGGCCGCTGGTGGTGAAACGGAAGCGGACGCAATCGTGCGCAGCAAGGTCTTCCGGCGAACGCGGCGCAGGGTTGCGGGCGAAGTAGTCGCGCGTTCCCACGATCACCATTCGCGATGGCCGGCTGAGCGGCACGGCAACCATGTCGGCTTCGATGCTGTTGCCGAGCCTGACGCCGACGTCGAAGCGCCCAGCCACGATGTCGGTCAGACCGTCGTCAAGGTAGAACTCGAGCCCGATGCCAGGGTAGCGCGCTGAAAAATCGACGACGTGCGGCGAGAACAGATCAGCGTAGGCTATTCGCGACAGCGCGATCCGCACCCGTCCGCTGGGCTGGCCGCGTGCGTCAGCGAGTGCGCTGAGGGCGCCGCCGAGTTCGGCCAGTCCGCGGCGGACACCATCGAGGATGCATGCACCTTCCTCGGTCAGGCTTACGCGGCGCGTGGTGCGCGCGAGCAGACGCACGCCGAGGCGCTTTTCCAGCGCGCGTATCGATTGCGAGAGGGCGGAGGGTGAAAAGCCCATCTCGGCCGCAGCGCGGGTGAAGTTCGCGTGGCGCGCAACGCACTCGAAGGTGGCGAGTGCGGGCAGGAGCGCGGGATCTATTTGTAAGTCAGGCTTCATGACTCATTCAGTATTTCTGCGTCGATCTTAATAGCCAAACAGTCTAATCTGAATCGTCCGGTATGCAGGGCTGCACCCTGCGACCCTGTTGATGTTTGACCCCCTTCCCCACGGAGTTGCCCGATGACGACTTTCATCCTGAACGGACAGCGTGTCAGTTCCGATCTGCCCGATGACACCCCGTTGCTGTGGGCCTTGCGCGACGGCCTCGACCTCACCGGCACCAAGTTTGGTTGCGGCATGGGCCTGTGCGGTGCATGCACGGTGCACCTGGACGGCGAGCCGGTGCGCGCCTGTTCCACCCCCCTGTCGGCGGTTGCCGGAAAGAAGGTGACGACGATCGAAGGCGTCGATGCCGCCCGTGCGGGGCAGGCCGTGCAGGCCGCTTGGCAGAAGCTCGACGTGGTGCAGTGCGGCTACTGCCAGTCCGGCCAGATCATGTCGGCCACCGCTTTGCTGGTCGCCAACCCCAGACCGACCGATGCCGAGATCGATGCGGCGATGAGCGGCAACATCTGTCGCTGCGCCACCTATGTGCGCATTCGCGCAGCCATCCACGAAGCCGCCACGGCCCTGGCATGAAGGAACGCGACATGAAAACCCGTATCGAAAACGTCTCCCGCCGTGATTTCTTCAAGGCGGGCGCAGGACTGACCCTGGCGCTGGTGCTGCCGTCGGCGCGCGGCGCTGCCGCCAGGGTCGCGGGCCCCGGCATCGCCGGTTCCGCCCCGGCGGTCGCAGCCGCGTTCGAAGCCAATGCCTTTGTGCGCATCGGCACCGACAGCACGGTGACGGTGCTCGCCAAACATCTGGAGATGGGTCAGGGCACCTTTACCGGCCTTGCGACACTGGTTGCCGAGGAACTCGACGCCGACTGGGCGCAGGTCGTGGTCGAAGGCGCGCCTGCCGACGCCGCACGCTACAACAACCTGTTCTGGGGGCCGGCGCAAGGAACGGGGGGCAGTACCGCGATCGCCAACTCCTTTGAACAGATGCGTCATGCCGGCGCGACCGCACGCGCCATGCTGGTGGAGGCGGCAGCCGGGCGCTGGAAGGTGGCGGCGGAGTCGATCACCATCAGCGCCGGCGTGGTGAGCCATGCGCCGAGCGGACGCACGGCAGGTTTTGGCGAGCTCGCCGAGGCCGCCGCCGCGCTGCCGCTGCCGGCCACGGTGACGCTGAAGGACCCGAAGGATTTCACCCTCATCGGCAAACATGCGCCACGCAAGGACAGCGTGGCCAAGACCACCGGCCGCGCGATGTTTACCCAGGACGTGAAGCTGCCCGGCATGCTGGTTGCGGTGGTGGCACATCCGCCGCGTTTCGGTGCGACCGTGCGTGGCGTCGACGACACGGCGGCGCGGGCCGTGCCCGGCGTGGTCGAGGTGGTGCGCATTCCCTCCGGCGTGGCGGTGCTGGCGGGGGACTACTGGACGGCAAAGAAGGGGCGCGACGCGCTGCAGGTGGACTGGGACGAAACCGCCGC
This genomic interval from Parazoarcus communis contains the following:
- a CDS encoding cation:proton antiporter, with the translated sequence MGEHAMLTIAAITMLGGACQWLAWRLRLPAILFLLITGIVAGPGVGWLNPDALMGDLLFPFVSLSVAIILFEGALTLKFSEIRGMQHVVRRFATSGVLVTWTVAALAARLIAGFDWGLAILFGAIMVVTGPTVIVPMLRTVRPTARIANILRWEGIVVDPIGALLAVLVFEFVVSTEAGGALSATILLFLGTIAIGTITGLAGGYLMGEALRRDWLPNYLFNVATLGAVFCCFAFSNAVAEESGLLAVTVMGIYLGNRKGVPIEEILAFKESLSLLLITVLFILLAARLDFAQLEALGWVVVGVFLAIQFIARPLKVMYCTWGSNIPWQERTLLAWIAPRGIVAAAVSALFALKLEQRGVDQAALLVPLTFVVIIGTVVLQSLTAGKLAAMLKVAEPEPAGFLILGANPLARKLAQALEQQKIRVLLCDTLWDNVSRARMAGLKAYYGNPLSEHAEVYLDTTGLGRMLAVTADAHLNALACNRYKGVFGAKDVFALRVGGTTGTNGRSDTAREGRTAFSDKVGYIDLSRRLYRGAEIRRTTLSEAFTMEHFRNMHGDHATLLFAIDPKGRLEVFSAENALEPGPGWAVMALIDSASEKTGGTAATDAEKASEPAAS
- a CDS encoding DUF924 family protein, coding for MDTAETICTFWFGTDTDEASIIASQSALWWRKRDEVDTAIRERFEHRVIQAGNGELDAWLQTPHGRLALILLTDQFPRNIYRNSARAFAFDARALGWSKKAITLGIDRQCRPIERVFLYLPLEHSEDRNDQAESVRRFEALAAEAGPAVKASFDSYLDFARRHREIVDRFGRFPHRNAALGRQSTAAETAFLEQPGSRF
- a CDS encoding LysR family transcriptional regulator codes for the protein MKPDLQIDPALLPALATFECVARHANFTRAAAEMGFSPSALSQSIRALEKRLGVRLLARTTRRVSLTEEGACILDGVRRGLAELGGALSALADARGQPSGRVRIALSRIAYADLFSPHVVDFSARYPGIGLEFYLDDGLTDIVAGRFDVGVRLGNSIEADMVAVPLSRPSRMVIVGTRDYFARNPAPRSPEDLAAHDCVRFRFTTSGRLARWDLQRDGRLFELEVSGRFIVNDFVAELDLARRGLALAQVVESTAADDIRAGRLVTALDEYAPTLGAAHLYFPGTTHMPARLRVFIDYFQAAHAARRAAA
- a CDS encoding (2Fe-2S)-binding protein; translated protein: MTTFILNGQRVSSDLPDDTPLLWALRDGLDLTGTKFGCGMGLCGACTVHLDGEPVRACSTPLSAVAGKKVTTIEGVDAARAGQAVQAAWQKLDVVQCGYCQSGQIMSATALLVANPRPTDAEIDAAMSGNICRCATYVRIRAAIHEAATALA